The region CCCGTTTTCACATCGTCGAGCATGATGTTCGCCAGCCCTTCGATATTGAAGCGTCGCTCATCTTCAACTTCGCCTCGCCCGCCTCTCCGCCTGACTATCAGCGGGATCCGGTGGGCACATTGCTCATCAATGTGCTCGGCGCCGTCAACACTTTGGATTGCGCCCGCAAGACCGGTGCGACCGTCGTTCAGTCGTCGACCTCGGAGGTCTATGGCGACCCGAACCAGAGCCCGCAGCACGAATCCTATTGCGGCAATGTCAACCCGATCGGACCGCGGGCCTGCTACGACGAAGGCAAACGCAGCGCCGAGACCCTGTTCTTCGATTATCACAGGACCTACGGCGTCGACATCAAAGTCGGCCGTATCTTCAACACCTATGGGCCGCGCATGCGTCTGGACGACGGCCGGGTGGTGTCCAATTTCATCGTGCAGGCCCTGCGCAACGAGGACCTGACGATCTATGGCGACGGTGAGCAGACCCGCTCTTTCTGCTATGTCGACGATCTCGTCGAAGGCTTCCTGCGGTTCTCGGCCGCCGGCAGCGCCTGCCACGGTCCGATCAACCTCGGCAACCCGACCGAGATCACGGTTCGCCGCCTGGCGGAAATCATCCGCGACCGGACCAATTCGCGCTCCCGCATCGTGCATCTGCCGGCGGTGACCGACGACCCCCGCCAGCGGCGGCCGGATATTTCCCGGGCCATGGCCGAGTTGGGCTGGCAGCCCTGCATCGGCCTCGAAACCGGCCTGGCGCGCACCGTCGATTATTTCGACGGCTTGCTTACTGACGCAAAGCAGGCCGGCGCCGAGAAGGCGGAGGTCGTATGAGATGCCCCGCTACATTCTGGTTACCGGCGGCGCCGGTTTCATAGGCAGTCATATCTGCAAAACGCTGGCGCGTGCCGGCATGGTCCCGGTCACCTATGACAATCTGTCGACAGGGCATGCCGACAGTGTCCGCTGGGGGCCGCTCATCCGGGCCGACCTCGCCGATGCGGCGACGCTGCGCCGGACGCTCGCGGAGTTTTCGCCCGATTGTGTCATCCATTGCGGCGCCAATGCCTATGTCGGCGAATCCGTCGAGATGCCCAGGAAATATTACCGCAACAACGTCGTCGGCAGCCTGACGCTGCTGGAGGCCTGCCTCGACCAGGATATCGAACGGATCGTCTTCTCGAGCAGCTGCGCCACCTATGGCGTCCCCGCCTCCCTGCCGATACTGGAGGAAACGCCACAGCAACCGGTCAATCCCTACGGCCGCACCAAACTGATCTTCGAGATGGCGCTCGAAGATTTTGCCGCTGCCTACGGGATCCGCTTTGCCGCGCTGCGTTATTTCAATGCGGCCGGCGCCGATCCGGAGGGGGAGCTTGCCGAGCGCCACCAGCCCGAGACCCATCTCATCCCTCGCGCCCTTCTCGCTGCCGCCGGCAGGCTGGAGCGGCTCGATATCTTCGGCACCGATTATCCCACCGAAGATGGAACCTGTGTGCGCGACTATATTCATGTCAGCGATCTCGCACAGGCCCATCTTGCCGCCGTCAATCATCTGATGGCCGATGGCGGCTCGCTCAGCGTCAATCTCGGTTCCGGCCGGGGCACCTCGGTGCGCGAGATCCTCGAAGCCATCCATCGGGTGACCGGCCTTGAAGTTCCCGTCCGGTATCGCCCCCGTCGGGCCGGCGATCCGCCGATCCTCTTTGCCGACACGGCAAGAGCGGAGGCCGAACTCGGCTTCACGCCGGCGCTTTCGGATATCGATACGATCATCCGCACCGCAGGTCCCACTTTCGGGTTGAAGGTGAGCGCATGAGCATTGGTTCGGCAATCGACCACCGTGCCAGGACGGCGAAAGCCGCCGCCGCAGATACATTCGATCCAGTTTTTACCGGTTGGAAGCGCGCCGCCTACAGCCTCGGCATTCTCTGCTGGCTGACCGCACTCGGCTATTTCTGGATCTGGTGGTGCCAGTCGGCTCACATCATTTCCTGGACCGCCTTCGTGCTCATCACCCTCGTGCTGGGCTGGATCACCCTCGTCCCGGCCTATTTCATCCTGATCTTCCTCGACGCGCGGACGGTCAGCCCGCGTGCGCGGCTGCCGGAGGGGCGGGTGGCGATGGTGGTCACCAAGGCGCCGTCCGAGCCCTTTGCCGTCGTCCGTGCCACGCTGCAGGCGATGCTCGACCAGGTCGGCGTCGATTTCGATGTCTGGCTGGCCGACGAGGATCCGTCGGAGGAGACCAGACGCTGGTGCGCCGAGCGCGGCGTGCTGATCTCCACCCGAAAAGGGGTGGCGGACTATCATCGCGCGACCTGGCCACGCAGGACGCGCTGCAAGGAAGGCAACCTCGCCTATTTCTACGACCATTTCGGCTATGCGCGTTACGATTTCGTCGCCCAGTTCGATGCCGATCATGTGCCGACGCCGACCTATCTCCGCGAGGTCCTGCGCCCCTTCGCCGACCCCGGCATCGGCTATGTCTCGGCGCCCAGCATCTGCGATGCGAATGCGGCTGCGAGCTGGGCCGCGCGCGGCCGGCTCTATGCCGAGGCCAGCCTGCACGGTTCGCTGCAGACGGGTTACAACAATGGCTGGGCGCCGCTCTGCATCGGCTCGCATTATGCGGTTCGCACTTCGGCGCTGCGTGAGATCGGCGGACTCGGCCCCGAGCTTGCCGAAGACCATTCGACGACGCTGATGATGAATGCCGGCGGCTGGCGTGGCGTGCATGCCGTCGATGCGATCGCTCACGGCGACGGCCCGGCGAATTTTGCCGACCTCGTCGTCCAGGAATTCCAGTGGTCGCGCAGTCTCGTCACCATTCTGCTGCAACATTCCAGCCGCTACATCGCCCATCTGCCGTGGCGGCTGAAATTTCAGTTCGTGTTTTCGCAGCTGTGGTATCCGCTCTTTTCCGCTTTCATGGCGGTGATGTTCCTGCTGCCGGTTGCCGCCCTGCTGACGGGCCATGTCTTCGTCAACGTCACCTATCCGGATTTTCTGCTGCATTTCGTGCCGATCTCGGTCGTGTTGACGCTGTTTTCCGTTTTCTGGCGGGCGACGGGAACCTTCAGGCCGTATGATGCAAAACTGTTCGGCTGGGAGGGGCTGGCCTTCATCTTCCTGCGCTGGCCATGGTCGCTTGCCGGCAGCCTGGCGGCCGTGCGCGATCATATCTCCGGTTCCTTCGTCGATTTCCGCATCACGCCGAAGGGAAAGCAGCAACAGCATTCTCTGCCGCTGCGCGTCGTTGCGCCCTATATCGTACTCGCCGGGCTTTGCGCCGTCGCCATGGCGCTCGCCAGCGAAGCCGCCGCCGCTCAGGGTTTCTATATTTTCGCCGCGATAAACCTCTCGATCTATCTGTCGGTGACGATGCTGATCGTCGTTCGCCATGCCATCGAGAACGGTCTGCCGCTGCTGCCGCAATCGCACGGGCTGCGGTTCGCGACCGCCATGGGGCTTGCCATTTGGCTTACCGGCGGCATGCAGCTGGGCAGCCATGGCCTGCGCAGCCTCGAAGCCCTTTCCCACGGCCAGCCATTCGTCAGCTTCACCGAAACGCAATTCGCCGTGGCCGGTGCCGGTCTCGGCGGCGGCAAAACCAGGATCACGAAATTCCGTCTCAAATGGAATGGGTTCGGCAACATGGGACGGGACCAACAGGGTGTCTGAGCCGGCGGAACCGGCACGTGCCGAACAGGAGGATGTAATGCGTATCGGATCGAAACTTTATGGAGCAGCCCTTGCCCTCGGCCTGTGCCTGCCGTTGGCGGCACATGGCGCCGAGGCAGCCGGCAAGAAGCCGGCGACGCCGACGCCGCTCAGCGCCTATGAGCTCTACCGCATCTATGGCGACAAGACCTGGGTCTGGAATACCGGCGGCGGCCGTTTCTCGGATGACGGCCGGCGGTTCGTCGCCTGGGTGAACGACAAGGGCAAGCAGTCCTTTGCCGAAGGCAAGTGGGTGGTCGACGATCTCGGCCAGCTCTGCATGCGCGCCACCTGGACGAATGCCGAAGGTGCGGCCCGCGCCAGCACCTGTTTCGGCCACCGCAAGATCGGCAGCACGATCTATCAGCGGCGCCAGCCGGACGGCAATTGGTACGTTTTCCGTCATGCGTCGGTGCGCGGCGATGACGAGTTTCTCAAGCTCGTTTCCATGGATTCGGTCAGCGACAAGGCGCGCGACCTGAAGCAGGTCCTGCTGAGCCAGGAAGTAGCCCGAAAAGGAGGGTGAGCCGTGAAGAAGCTGATGAAAAAAAACCTCTCGACCGCAGCGATGGCACTGCTCCTGCTGTGTGCCGCGGATATGCCTGGCCGAAGCGAGATGCAATATGCCGGCATTGCCCCGAACTCGGCGGCAGGCGTCCAGACGATTATCGACAAACGCCCCGTCCTTCATGCCGACGGCATCAAGTTCGGCGCCTACGATCCGCATGGCGATTTTGGTGCACAAGCCAATGTGGCAACCGAAGCCCTGTTCCTGCCCTGGGAGGACGTCGATCTGGAGACGCTGCGCGTGGCCGATGCCTACGCGCAGGCCAGGGGCCGCAATCTGCTGATTACAGTGGAACCGTGGTCCTGGGACGTCGACTGGCGGCTGACCTCCGCCGAGCTTCGCCGGAAGGTCCTGCGCGGTGATTACGATGTCAACATGCGGGCGATCGCGCAAATGATATCCCAGCTGAAAAGCCCGGTAATCGTCCGCTGGGGCCAGGAGATGGAGGACAAGTCGGGGCGGTTCTCATGGTCCGGGTGGAATCCGCGCGATTATATCACCGCCTACAAGCGGATGATGGATATCGTCCGCCAGGAGGCGCCGGGCACTGAAATCATGTGGTCGCCGAAGGGCGAGCCGGGCTTGCAGGACTATTATCCCGGCGACGATTATGTTGATCTCGTCGGTCTCTCGGTCTTTGGCCTGGAACGCTACGATGAGCTTGCCTACGACAAGCACCGGACATTCTCCGAAGCGCTGAAGCAGGGTTACGATCTGGTCGCCGGCTACGGCAAGCCGATCTGGGTGGCGGAGCTCGGTTATGAAGGCGGCGACGCCTATGTCAGGCCCTGGATCGAAACCGCGACGCTGAAGCAGAGCGCCTTTCCGAATTTGCGGGAAGTCGTCTATTTCAACGATCGGGATGTGCATGCCTGGCCGTTCGATCTCGGCCGGCCGGACTGGCGCGTCGTCGAAAGCCTGGCCAACTGACGGCCCGGAAAGAGAGAGGCCCGCCGGGGTTTGCGGGCCTCTCCTCTCATGTCAGGCGATCGATCATCCTTTGAGCGTCGCCTTACCCTCTTCGATGAGCCGGGTCGCCGCATCGGCCGGCGAAACCCGTTCGAAGGCGAGTTCGTCGCAGATCGGGCGCAGGACGCGCTGGTCGAACTGGGTTGCACCCATCGGCACCGGCGGCGGATATTCGCCGACCTGATCCTTGAGAAGATTGACGTATTTGACCGTTTCCTGCTCCGTCGGGTTGAGCTGAGGCAGAATGGCTTCACGCACGGCCGGCGACATCGGCACGCCGCGCTCAACGCCGAGGATCTTGCCGGCCTCGATATCGTTGACGAAAAAGTCGATGAATTTCGCGGCCGCTTCGCCGTTCTTCGTCGTGGCGCCGAGGCTCCAGATCAGCGCAGGGCGGTAATAGTGGCCCGACGGTCCGCCCTTCTTTTCCCGCGGCAGCATGGTGATGCCGAGCTTGTTCTTGATGATCAGCTGATAGCCGACCATCTGGTTGGAATAAGCCATGCCGATCACCGATTTGCCGAGACCTAGGCAGTTGGTGTCGATGGTGTTCTGATCGAGCGTCTGGACGTCGGCAGCAACGGTGCCGCCGGCCTTGCGCAGCTTCTCCCAATAGTCGAACCATTCCGTGGCATCGTCGGCCGTGAAGCCGAGCCCGACGGTTTCCTTGGCAAAGAGGCTCTTGCCGCGCTGGCGCAGCCAGGCGTCGAACACATAGGCGTAGCGGGCTGCATAGGGTCCTCCGCTCTTGCCGGAAGACTTGGTGAGTTCGACGGCGAGCTTGGCATACTCCTCCCAGGTAAGGTCGGGTGTCGGCAGCGGAATGCCCGCCTTTTCGAATTCGACGGTGTCGAAGAACATCGAGAAGGAGTTGAGGCCGAGGCCGACACCATAGAGTTTGCCGTCGATGGTGGTCAGTTTCAGCATGTCGGCGCCGAAGGACTGGACCTTCAGCGTCGAGGGGACGAATTCGTCGAGCGGCAGGCAGGCGCCGCGCTTGGAATAATCGGAGATCGTTCCCGGCTCGAGCTGGAAGACGTCGGCGATGGCGCGGCCGGCCATCTGGGTGGCGAGCTTCGTCCAGTAGCCGTCGCCCGAAAGCGATTCACCGACGATCGTGACGCCTGAAGTCTTTGATTGATAGAGCTTGGCGACGTCGAGCGTGCGCTTGGCACGGTCGTTCGAGCCCCACCACATGGCGCGCAGCGATACGCCTTCGGCAAAAGCCGGAATGGCGCTTCCGGCGCCAAAGGCGAGGCCGGCGGCTGCTCCGGCTGAACCCATCAGAAATGAACGGCGGTTGACCTGCATGATATCCTCCTTGCCCCAATATGCCCGCTGCCATCCTCCAACGGCGTTTGCAGACATGTCCTCACTGAGAGTACGCAAAAAAATAATCATTGCAAGAAATAACGAATATCTTGCAAATTTGCATAAATTGCATAAGCTTTGCCTATGAAGAACGAAAAAATCGGGAACGACGAGAAAATCAGACGGCCGCGTCAGGCCGATATCGCCACATTGGCCGGCGTCTCCGTCTCCACGGTGTCGCGGGTTCTTGCCAATGAACCCGGCATCAGCGAAACCGTGCGCCGCCAGATCTTGAAGGTGGCGGCCGAGCATGGTTATCCGGTCAAATCTGCGACTGAAGCCGTGGCCGGCGGGCTGGCGCTGATCGCCAGCGACGGCGTCACCGGCGGCCTCAGCGTCTTTTATGAAGCCATCGTCGAGGGGCTGCGCGCCGGCGCCGCCGAGGCAGGCATGCCCTTCGAAATCCGGATGGTCCGCGAGGATCGCACGACGCCGGACGCCGTGCGCGACTATATGCAGGCAGCAGGCGCCGAAGGGCTCTTTCTCGTCGGCATCGATCCGAACGAGACCCTGCGCGGCTGGCTGCGGGACACCATGACGCCCGCCGTTCTCGTCAACGGCACCGATCCCGGCATGCAATTCGACGGCGTTTCGCCGGCTAATTTCTTCGGCGCCTATCAGGCGACCAGCCGATTGATGAAGGCTGGCCATCGCCGCATCCTGCATATGAGCGGCTCCCATCGCCAGACGCTCCGGGAGCGTATCCGCGGTTTCGAGGCGGCGATTGCCGCTGTTCCTGGCGCCGAAGGTCGTCTCGTATCCATGACGCTGCAGGGCAGCGCCAGCGGCGAGGCCCATGAACGCACGGCCGCGATCCTTGCTGAAGATGCCGGTTTCACCGCTGCCTTCTGCATGAATGATTTCATCGCCGTCGGCGTGCTGGAGGCCGTCACCGAGGCCGGGCTGCGGGTGCCGCAGGATTTCGCCATCGTCGGCTTCGATGATCTGCCCTGTGCGCTGATGACCAATCCGCCGCTTTCCACCATGCGCGTCGACCGCGCCGCCCTCGGGCGCGAGGCCATCTCACTGATGCTGTCCCGTTTCCGCAACAGGACGGCGCCGGCGCGCCACATCTGCCAGGCAGTCGTTCCCGTTCCGGGAGGGACGGTTGCGAGTGCTGAAACCCGTGAGGGAAGCCGATGACCTATGATCCCGCCAGCGCCAACCCGCTCGCCGGCAATCCGCTCGAAACCCGCACTGACATGAGCCGGGCTCTGCTTGATTGCTTCGATCCGCTGCTTGCCTGTTTTTCGAAAGGCAATGCCCGCGTCAGGCTGAGCGGTGCCGCCGCCCATTTCGACCGGGCGGCGGCCGATCTTGAAGGTTTCGCCCGCCCGCTCTGGGGTTTGGCGCCGCTCGGCGCCGGCAACGGTGATTTCGCCCATTGGCACCGTTTTGCCGAAGGCCTCGCAAACGGCACCGATCCCGCCCATCCGGAATATTGGGGAACGGTCAATGGCCGCGATCAGCGGATGGTCGAGCTTGCTGCTGTCGGCTTTGCCCTGGCGCTGGTCCCGGAAAAGATCTGGCAGCCGCTCGATGCGCGCGCCCGCGACAATGTCATCGCCTATCTCAAGCACGCCAGACAGTTCGACTATGCCGACAACAACTGGAAATTCTTCCGCATCTTCGTCGATATCGCCCTCGATCGTCTCGGCGCCGATTTCGACCGCAGCCTGACGCGGCAATATCTGGAAGAGCTCGAGGGCTTCTATATCGGCGACGGCTGGTATCGCGACGGCAACGTACGCCGCATCGATCACTACATTCCCTTCGCCATGCATTTTTACGGGCTGATCTATGCGAAGCTCGTCGACGACGATTACGCGAAGCGCTACCGCGAGCGCGCCATCCTCTTCGCCCGGGATTTCCGCCACTGGTTTGCCGCCGACGGCGCCACGATTCCCTTCGGACGCAGCCTGACCTATCGTTTCGCCTGCGCCGGCTTCTGGTCGGCGCTCGCTTTTGCCGATGTCGAGGCGCTGCCCTGGGGCGAGGTCAAGCATCTCTGCCTGCAGCATCTGCGCTGGTGGCGGGATAAGCCGATTGCCGATCGCGACGGCGTGCTGTCGATCGGTTTCGGCTATCCGAACCTGCTGATGTCGGAGAGCTACAATTCCGCCGGCTCGCCCTACTGGGCGTTGAAGGCCTTTCTGCCCCTTGCGATCGCCGAGGATCATCCGTTCTGGACGGCCGAGGAGAAGGCGCCGGAGCCGGCGCCCGCGGTCGTTCCCCAGCGCCATCCCGGCATGGTGATGATGCGGGCGGGCGGCGACGTCGTGGCCCTGTCCTCCGGCCAGGAAAATCTGCAGATGCGCTTCGGCACGGAAAAATACGCGAAATTCGCCTATTCCTCCCGGTACGGCTTCAGCGTCGAATCCGATGAACGCGGCTTTGCGCTTGCCGCTTTCGATTCGATGCTG is a window of Rhizobium sp. N324 DNA encoding:
- a CDS encoding DUF995 domain-containing protein, with protein sequence MRIGSKLYGAALALGLCLPLAAHGAEAAGKKPATPTPLSAYELYRIYGDKTWVWNTGGGRFSDDGRRFVAWVNDKGKQSFAEGKWVVDDLGQLCMRATWTNAEGAARASTCFGHRKIGSTIYQRRQPDGNWYVFRHASVRGDDEFLKLVSMDSVSDKARDLKQVLLSQEVARKGG
- a CDS encoding ABC transporter substrate-binding protein → MQVNRRSFLMGSAGAAAGLAFGAGSAIPAFAEGVSLRAMWWGSNDRAKRTLDVAKLYQSKTSGVTIVGESLSGDGYWTKLATQMAGRAIADVFQLEPGTISDYSKRGACLPLDEFVPSTLKVQSFGADMLKLTTIDGKLYGVGLGLNSFSMFFDTVEFEKAGIPLPTPDLTWEEYAKLAVELTKSSGKSGGPYAARYAYVFDAWLRQRGKSLFAKETVGLGFTADDATEWFDYWEKLRKAGGTVAADVQTLDQNTIDTNCLGLGKSVIGMAYSNQMVGYQLIIKNKLGITMLPREKKGGPSGHYYRPALIWSLGATTKNGEAAAKFIDFFVNDIEAGKILGVERGVPMSPAVREAILPQLNPTEQETVKYVNLLKDQVGEYPPPVPMGATQFDQRVLRPICDELAFERVSPADAATRLIEEGKATLKG
- a CDS encoding glycosyltransferase family 2 protein, whose translation is MSIGSAIDHRARTAKAAAADTFDPVFTGWKRAAYSLGILCWLTALGYFWIWWCQSAHIISWTAFVLITLVLGWITLVPAYFILIFLDARTVSPRARLPEGRVAMVVTKAPSEPFAVVRATLQAMLDQVGVDFDVWLADEDPSEETRRWCAERGVLISTRKGVADYHRATWPRRTRCKEGNLAYFYDHFGYARYDFVAQFDADHVPTPTYLREVLRPFADPGIGYVSAPSICDANAAASWAARGRLYAEASLHGSLQTGYNNGWAPLCIGSHYAVRTSALREIGGLGPELAEDHSTTLMMNAGGWRGVHAVDAIAHGDGPANFADLVVQEFQWSRSLVTILLQHSSRYIAHLPWRLKFQFVFSQLWYPLFSAFMAVMFLLPVAALLTGHVFVNVTYPDFLLHFVPISVVLTLFSVFWRATGTFRPYDAKLFGWEGLAFIFLRWPWSLAGSLAAVRDHISGSFVDFRITPKGKQQQHSLPLRVVAPYIVLAGLCAVAMALASEAAAAQGFYIFAAINLSIYLSVTMLIVVRHAIENGLPLLPQSHGLRFATAMGLAIWLTGGMQLGSHGLRSLEALSHGQPFVSFTETQFAVAGAGLGGGKTRITKFRLKWNGFGNMGRDQQGV
- a CDS encoding DUF2264 domain-containing protein; the protein is MTYDPASANPLAGNPLETRTDMSRALLDCFDPLLACFSKGNARVRLSGAAAHFDRAAADLEGFARPLWGLAPLGAGNGDFAHWHRFAEGLANGTDPAHPEYWGTVNGRDQRMVELAAVGFALALVPEKIWQPLDARARDNVIAYLKHARQFDYADNNWKFFRIFVDIALDRLGADFDRSLTRQYLEELEGFYIGDGWYRDGNVRRIDHYIPFAMHFYGLIYAKLVDDDYAKRYRERAILFARDFRHWFAADGATIPFGRSLTYRFACAGFWSALAFADVEALPWGEVKHLCLQHLRWWRDKPIADRDGVLSIGFGYPNLLMSESYNSAGSPYWALKAFLPLAIAEDHPFWTAEEKAPEPAPAVVPQRHPGMVMMRAGGDVVALSSGQENLQMRFGTEKYAKFAYSSRYGFSVESDERGFALAAFDSMLAFSDDGLHYRVRETNEEAKLAGDVLHAKWSPFPDVSVESWLAPAAPWHIRLHRIRAARPLRVAEGGFAIARRDFELDTLSASDGAAYAIGEADFTGIVDLGSSVKRAGLAQKAQPNTNVIVAKTIVPQLRGQIPAGETILVTAVLALGDPAAVASAWTKPPKAPDIAALEALVREKGMTVSAIEAPGQMP
- a CDS encoding UDP-glucuronic acid decarboxylase family protein, encoding MRSFVPNEGYSAVTGKEPGTALVNGGAGFLGSHLCERLLQRGHRVVCLDNFSTGRRVNVDHLASNARFHIVEHDVRQPFDIEASLIFNFASPASPPDYQRDPVGTLLINVLGAVNTLDCARKTGATVVQSSTSEVYGDPNQSPQHESYCGNVNPIGPRACYDEGKRSAETLFFDYHRTYGVDIKVGRIFNTYGPRMRLDDGRVVSNFIVQALRNEDLTIYGDGEQTRSFCYVDDLVEGFLRFSAAGSACHGPINLGNPTEITVRRLAEIIRDRTNSRSRIVHLPAVTDDPRQRRPDISRAMAELGWQPCIGLETGLARTVDYFDGLLTDAKQAGAEKAEVV
- a CDS encoding glycoside hydrolase family 26 protein, which translates into the protein MKKLMKKNLSTAAMALLLLCAADMPGRSEMQYAGIAPNSAAGVQTIIDKRPVLHADGIKFGAYDPHGDFGAQANVATEALFLPWEDVDLETLRVADAYAQARGRNLLITVEPWSWDVDWRLTSAELRRKVLRGDYDVNMRAIAQMISQLKSPVIVRWGQEMEDKSGRFSWSGWNPRDYITAYKRMMDIVRQEAPGTEIMWSPKGEPGLQDYYPGDDYVDLVGLSVFGLERYDELAYDKHRTFSEALKQGYDLVAGYGKPIWVAELGYEGGDAYVRPWIETATLKQSAFPNLREVVYFNDRDVHAWPFDLGRPDWRVVESLAN
- a CDS encoding LacI family DNA-binding transcriptional regulator — encoded protein: MKNEKIGNDEKIRRPRQADIATLAGVSVSTVSRVLANEPGISETVRRQILKVAAEHGYPVKSATEAVAGGLALIASDGVTGGLSVFYEAIVEGLRAGAAEAGMPFEIRMVREDRTTPDAVRDYMQAAGAEGLFLVGIDPNETLRGWLRDTMTPAVLVNGTDPGMQFDGVSPANFFGAYQATSRLMKAGHRRILHMSGSHRQTLRERIRGFEAAIAAVPGAEGRLVSMTLQGSASGEAHERTAAILAEDAGFTAAFCMNDFIAVGVLEAVTEAGLRVPQDFAIVGFDDLPCALMTNPPLSTMRVDRAALGREAISLMLSRFRNRTAPARHICQAVVPVPGGTVASAETREGSR
- the galE gene encoding UDP-glucose 4-epimerase GalE, coding for MPRYILVTGGAGFIGSHICKTLARAGMVPVTYDNLSTGHADSVRWGPLIRADLADAATLRRTLAEFSPDCVIHCGANAYVGESVEMPRKYYRNNVVGSLTLLEACLDQDIERIVFSSSCATYGVPASLPILEETPQQPVNPYGRTKLIFEMALEDFAAAYGIRFAALRYFNAAGADPEGELAERHQPETHLIPRALLAAAGRLERLDIFGTDYPTEDGTCVRDYIHVSDLAQAHLAAVNHLMADGGSLSVNLGSGRGTSVREILEAIHRVTGLEVPVRYRPRRAGDPPILFADTARAEAELGFTPALSDIDTIIRTAGPTFGLKVSA